The following are from one region of the Spirochaetota bacterium genome:
- a CDS encoding cupin domain-containing protein, producing the protein MPIVDMNSIQSAKVDKPFERELKVIMSPDTDAAVQGFSLIESILAPNGGCTDLHAHPVSGELMIIMSGSGRAWMDGKEFELKPGVAMYAPPGVEHKTLNTGSEPVRIACVFVPAIDTSYIMESVKAAKSAGEKNNG; encoded by the coding sequence ATGCCGATCGTGGATATGAACAGTATACAGTCGGCGAAAGTCGATAAGCCGTTCGAGCGTGAGCTGAAGGTGATCATGTCGCCCGATACGGACGCGGCGGTGCAGGGATTTTCGCTCATCGAATCTATTCTCGCACCCAACGGGGGGTGCACCGATTTGCACGCGCATCCCGTTTCGGGCGAGCTCATGATCATCATGTCCGGAAGCGGCAGGGCCTGGATGGATGGAAAGGAATTTGAATTGAAGCCCGGTGTGGCGATGTACGCGCCTCCCGGGGTGGAACACAAGACGTTGAACACGGGAAGCGAACCGGTGCGCATCGCCTGCGTATTCGTGCCGGCGATCGATACATCGTACATCATGGAAAGCGTAAAGGCGGCAAAATCCGCGGGGGAAAAGAACAATGGATGA